The Brassica napus cultivar Da-Ae chromosome C7, Da-Ae, whole genome shotgun sequence genome has a segment encoding these proteins:
- the LOC106407555 gene encoding ras-related protein RABH1c — protein MASVSALAKFKLVFLGDQSVGKTSIITRFMYDKFDTSYQPTIGIDFLSKTMYLEDRTVRLQLWDTAGQERFRSLIPSYIRDSSVAIVVYDVANRQTFLNIPKWIDDVHRERGGSGDVIIVLVGNKTDLVDKRQVSISEGEEKGKEHGVMFIETSAKENFNIKALFRKIAAALPGMDSYSSATKSDDMVDVNLKNTSSSSQGEQQGGGGGGGCSC, from the exons ATGGCGTCTGTTTCTGCTTTGGCAAAGTTTAAGTTGGTGTTCTTAGGAGATCAATCTGTGGGCAAAACAAGCATCATCACCCGTTTCATGTATGATAAATTCGACACCTCTTACCAG CCTACCATTGGGATCGATTTTCTGTCCAAAACAATGTACCTCGAAGATCGAACTGTTCGCTTGCAGCTTTG ggATACGGCTGGACAAGAAAGATTCAGGAGTCTGATCCCAAGTTACATCAGAGACTCTTCTGTTGCAATTGTTGTGTATGATGTTGCCA ATAGGCAAACGTTTCTGAATATTCCGAAATGGATCGATGATGTACACAGAGAAAGAGGTGGTTCAGGCGACGTTATTATTGTCCTTGTTGGTAACAAAACTGATCTTGTTGATAAAAG ACAAGTATCGATCAGTGAAGGGGAAGAAAAGGGTAAAGAGCATGGAGTGATGTTCATTGAGACCAGCGCCAAAGAAAATTTCAACATTAAG GCTTTGTTCAGGAAGATAGCTGCAGCATTGCCTGGGATGGATTCATATTCGTCGGCGACAAAATCAGACGATATGGTTGATGTGAACCTAAAGAACACTTCAAGTTCATCACAAGGTGAGCAACaaggaggaggtggtggaggcGGCTGTTCTTGTTGA
- the LOC106409075 gene encoding 50S ribosomal protein L23 produces the protein MGSRMGGRVVHFANLPIKLLMPTKLTNIHEFALKTIPSATKIEIKRVLESLYGFEIEKVNTLNMDGKKKKRGGLLIAKADYKKAYVTLKHPLSISSDLFPVKFIEEDRKSKVKGSSFVEEEGDKKSHWLDQKEKREIGGYSGGKARRGGGGGRVNSPARGEAEAGAKFPWSNMRFSGK, from the coding sequence ATGGGAAGTCGAATGGGAGGACGAGTGGTCCACTTCGCGAACCTCCCGATCAAGCTTCTGATGCCGACAAAGCTCACGAACATCCACGAGTTCGCGCTGAAAACGATCCCATCGGCGACCAAGATCGAGATCAAGAGAGTCTTGGAGTCTCTCTACGGGTTCGAGATCGAGAAGGTGAACACTCTAAACATGGacgggaagaagaagaagcgcgGCGGGCTGCTGATAGCCAAGGCTGACTACAAGAAGGCTTACGTCACGCTCAAACACCCTCTGTCGATCTCAAGTGATCTGTTCCCCGTGAAGTTCATCGAGGAAGACAGGAAGAGCAAAGTGAAAGGATCTAGCTTTGTGGAGGAGGAAGGTGATAAGAAGAGTCATTGGCTTGATCAGAaggagaagagggagatcggcGGTTACAGTGGTGGTAAAGCTCGTCGCGGCGGTGGTGGTGGGAGAGTGAATTCGCCGGCGAGAGGTGAGGCGGAGGCGGGGGCGAAGTTTCCGTGGAGTAATATGAGGTTTAGTGGAAAGTAA
- the LOC106411468 gene encoding TLD domain-containing protein 2, translated as MGKKHKSSSLRSKAVHFVTDLTTGLLNPISDKPPSSAPPLPDEEEDESKRDQLASITEEDHQSKDEPDTSSFSAFLGSLLSSHPKDQQEDEEAESSDTSSSSSSSSVNTMKETTTSVAKKSLLSKYKQHFKNFYQAVKLSKDRKGVNTAEVKTDDDDGLEMKQMQDKHETATTVVQAIIIPETSEPSLLLTDQSRRSLYSSLPALVQGRKWILLYSTWRHGISLSTLYRKSLLWPGLSLLVVGDRKGSVFGGLVEAPLIPTDKKYQGTNSTFVFTDKSGQPTIYRPTGANRFYTLCSKDFLALGGGGRFALYLDSELLSGSSAYSETYGNACLATSQDFDVKEVELWGFVYGSKYDEILALSKTRESGICRW; from the exons atggggaAGAAACACAAATCATCATCATTGAGAAGCAAAGCAGTTCACTTTGTCACCGATCTCACCACCGGTCTCCTTAATCCCATCTCTGATAAACCACCCTCCTCCGCTCCTCCTCTTCCG gatgaggaagaagatgagtcCAAGAGAGATCAACTAGCCTCCATCACTGAGGAGGACCATCAGTCTAAAGACGAACCAGACACTTCTTCCTTCTCTGCTTTCCTTGGCTCCCTCTTGTCCTCACACCCCAAGGATCAACAAGAAGACGAAGAGGCTGAATCAAGCGatacttcttcatcatcatcatcctcttcaGTGAATACAATGAAGGAAACTACTACTAGTGTTGCAAAGAAGAGCTTGTTGTCCAAGTATAAACAGCATTTCAAGAACTTTTACCAGGCTGTTAAGCTTTCCAAGGATCGAAAGGGGGTGAATACTGCTGAGGTTAAAACGGACGATGACGATGGCTTGGAGATGAAGCAGATGCAGGATAAACATGAAACAGCAACAACTGTAGTACAAGCCATTATTATACCTGAAACTTCAGAGCCCTCTCTTCTTTTGACTGACCAGTCAAGACGTTCCCTTTATTCTTCACTCCCTGCTCTCGTTCAAGGCAGGAAATGGATTTTGCTTTATAg TACATGGAGGCATGGTATATCACTGTCAACGCTGTACAGGAAAAGCCTCCTCTGGCCTGGTCTCAGTTTACTG GTTGTTGGAGACAGGAAAGGTTCGGTGTTTGGTGGACTTGTGGAGGCGCCTTTGATACCAACTGATAAGAAGTATCAG GGAACCAACAGTACATTTGTTTTCACTGATAAGTCTGGACAACCCACTATATACCGTCCCACAG GAGCAAATAGGTTTTACACATTATGCTCCAAGGACTTTCTAGCTCTCGGTGGTGGTGGGCGGTTTGCTCTCTATCTAGACAGTGAGCT GCTAAGTGGATCAAGTGCTTACTCGGAGACATACGGGAACGCGTGTCTTGCAACCTCTCAGGACTTTGATGTTAAGGAAGTGGAG TTATGGGGATTTGTGTATGGCTCAAAGTATGATGAGATTCTAGCTCTCAGCAAAACAAGAGAGTCTGGTATTTGCAGGTGGTGA